The Xenopus laevis strain J_2021 chromosome 7S, Xenopus_laevis_v10.1, whole genome shotgun sequence genome includes a window with the following:
- the LOC121396230 gene encoding cAMP-dependent protein kinase type 3-like, with protein sequence MAPEILQEKPYNAAVDWWSCGITICKIASGENPFYRFTKQELIDSIINDEPEIPKWLDDDLIHLLKKVGSNRGTEI encoded by the exons ATGGCCCCAGAG ATTCTGCAAGAAAAACCTTACAATGCAGCAGTCGACTGGTGGTCCTGTGGCATCACCATCTGCAAAATAGCCTCCGGAGAGAACCCTTTTTACAGGTTTACCAAACAGGAGCTCATTGATTCGATCATCAACGATGAGCCTGAAATACCAAAGTGGCTGGATGATGATTTAATACATCTGCTGAAAAAGGTGGGTAGCAACAGAGGGACAGAGATATAG